The following proteins are co-located in the Perognathus longimembris pacificus isolate PPM17 chromosome 25, ASM2315922v1, whole genome shotgun sequence genome:
- the Trim41 gene encoding E3 ubiquitin-protein ligase TRIM41 encodes MAAVAMTPNPVQTLQEEAVCAICLDYFTDPVSIGCGHNFCRVCVTQLWGGEDEEDREELDREEEEEDGEEEEVEAVGAGGGWDTPMRDDDYEGDMEEEVEEEEEGLFWNGGMGGSNWENMDYVWEEDEEEEDLNYYLGDMEDLRGEEEEDEEEVLEEDEEEELDPVTPLPPPPAPRRCFTCPQCRKSFPRRSFRPNLQLANMVQVIRQMHPNPGRGSRVNEQGICPKHQEALKLFCEVDEEAICVVCRESRSHKQHSVVPLEEVVQEYKAKLQGHVEPLRKHLEAVQKMKAKEERRVTELKSQMKSELAAVASEFGRLTRFLAEEQAGLERRLREMHEAQLGRAGAAASRLAEQAAQLSRLLAEAQERSQQGGLRLLQDIKETFNRCEEVQLQPPEIWSPDPCQPHSHDFLTDAIVRKMSRMFCQAARVDLTLDPDTAHPALLLSPDRRGVRMAERRPDVADHSKRFSSDCCVLGAQGFRSGRHYWEVEVGGRRGWAVGAARESTHHKEKMGPGGSSVGSGDASSSRHHHRRRRLHLPQQLLLQREVWCVGTHGKRYQAQSSTEQTLLSPCEKPRRFGVYLDYEAGRLGFYNAETLAHVHTFSAAFLGERVFPFFRVFSKGTRIKLCP; translated from the exons ATGGCCGCCGTTGCCATGACACCCAACCCCGTGCAGACCCTTCAGGAGGAGGCGGTGTGCGCCATCTGCCTCGATTACTTCACGGACCCCGTGTCCATCGGCTGCGGGCACAACTTCTGCCGCGTGTGTGTAACCCAGCTGTGGGGcggggaggacgaggaggaccgGGAGGAGCTGgaccgggaggaggaggaggaggacggggaggaagaggaggtggaggccgTGGGGGCCGGCGGCGGCTGGGACACCCCCATGCGGGACGACGACTACGAGGGGGacatggaggaggaggtggaggaggaagaggagggcctGTTCTGGAACGGTGGCATGGGCGGGTCCAACTGGGAGAACATGGACTACGTgtgggaggaggacgaggaggaggaggacctcaACTACTACCTGGGGGACATGGAGGACCTGAGGggcgaagaggaggaggacgaggaggaagtgctggaggaggacgaggaggaagagCTGGACCCCGTCACCCcgctgcccccgcccccggccccccgccgctGCTTCACCTGCCCCCAGTGCCGGAAGAGTTTCCCCCGGCGGAGCTTTCGCCCCAACCTGCAGCTGGCCAACATGGTGCAGGTGATCCGTCAGATGCACCCCAACCCGGGCCGGGGGAGCCGCGTCAACGAGCAAGGCATCTGCCCCAAACACCAAGAAGCCCTGAAGCTGTTCTGCGAGGTGGACGAGGAGGCCATCTGCGTGGTGTGCCGGGAATCGAGGAGTCACAAGCAGCACAGCGTGGTGCCGCTGGAGGAGGTGGTGCAGGAGTACAAG GCCAAACTGCAGGGGCATGTGGAACCTCTTCGGAAGCACCTCGAGGCTGTGCAGAAGATGAAAGCCAAGGAGGAGAGGCGAGTGACTGAGCTGAAG AGCCAGATGAAGTCAGAGCTGGCGGCTGTGGCATCAGAGTTTGGGCGGCTGACACGGTTTCTGGCTGAAGAACAGGCCGGGCTGGAGCGGCGCCTTCGGGAGATGCACGAGGCCCAGCTGGGACGCGCGGGAGCCGCCGCCAGCCGCCTGGCCGAGCAGGCTGCCCAGCTAAGCCGCCTGCTGGCCGAGGCGCAGGAGCGGAGCCAGCAGGGAGGCCTGCGGCTGCTCCAG GACATCAAGGAGACTTTCAATAG GTGTGAAGAGGTACAACTGCAGCCCCCGGAGATCTGGTCCCCTGACCCGTGCCAGCCTCATAGCCATGACTTCCTGACAGACGCCATCGTGAGGAAAATGAGCCGGATGTTTTGTCAGGCTGCAAGAG TGGACCTGACACTGGATCCCGACACAGCTCATCCAGCCCTGCTGCTGTCCCCGGATCGCCGGGGGGTCCGCATGGCGGAACGGCGCCCGGATGTGGCAGACCATTCCAAGCGCTTCTCCAGTGACTGCTGTGTACTGGGGGCCCAGGGCTTCCGCTCTGGCCGGCACTACTGGGAGGTAGAAGTGGGCGGGCGACGGGGCTGGGCGGTGGGTGCTGCCCGAGAATCAACCCACCATAAAGAAAAAATGGGCCCTGGGGGGTCCTCTGTGGGCAGTGGGGATGCCAGTTCCTCACGCCATCACCATCGCCGGCGCCGGCTCCACCTGCCCCAGCAGCTCCTGCTCCAGCGGGAAGTGTGGTGTGTGGGCACCCATGGCAAACGCTACCAGGCACAGAGCTCCACAGAGCAGACGCTGCTGAGCCCATGTGAGAAACCGAGGCGCTTTGGCGTGTACCTGGACTATGAGGCTGGGCGCCTGGGCTTCTACAACGCGGAGACTCTAGCCCATGTGCACACCTTCTCAGCTGCCTTCCTGGGCGAGCGTGTCTTCCCTTTCTTCAGGGTGTTCTCCAAGGGCACCCGCATCAAGCTCTGCCCTTGA
- the Rack1 gene encoding receptor of activated protein C kinase 1, with translation MTEQMTLRGTLKGHNGWVTQIATTPQFPDMILSASRDKTIIMWKLTRDETNYGIPQRALRGHSHFVSDVVISSDGQFALSGSWDGTLRLWDLTTGTTTRRFVGHTKDVLSVAFSSDNRQIVSGSRDKTIKLWNTLGVCKYTVQDESHSEWVSCVRFSPNSSNPIIVSCGWDKLVKVWNLANCKLKTNHIGHTGYLNTVTVSPDGSLCASGGKDGQAMLWDLNEGKHLYTLDGGDIINALCFSPNRYWLCAATGPSIKIWDLEGKIIVDELKQEVISTSSKAEPPQCTSLAWSADGQTLFAGYTDNLVRVWQVTIGTR, from the exons ATGACTGAACAGATGACCCTCCGTGGCACCCTCAAGGGCCACAACGGCTGGGTAACGCAGATCGCCACCACCCCGCAGTTCCCGGACATGATCCTGTCGGCCTCTCGAG ACAAGACCATAATCATGTGGAAGCTGACCAGGGATGAGACCAACTACGGCATCCCACAGCGTGCTCTGCGGGGTCACTCGCACTTTGTCAGCGATGTGGTCATCTCCTCGGATGGCCAGTTTGCCCTCTCAGGCTCCTGGGATGGAACCCTGCGCCTGTGGGATCTCACAAC GGGCACCACCACAAGACGATTTGTAGGCCATACCAAGGACGTGCTGAGCGTGGCCTTCTCCTCTGACAACCGGCAGATTGTCTCTGGATCCCGAGACAAAACCATCAAGTTGTGGAATACCCTGGGTGTCTGCAAATACACAGTCCAG GATGAGAGCCACTCTGAGTGGGTGTCCTGTGTCCGGTTCTCACCTAACAGCAGCAACCCTATCATCGTCTCCTGTGGCTGGGACAAGCTGGTCAAG GTATGGAATCTGGCTAACTGTAAGCTGAAGACCAATCACATTGGCCACACCGGCTACCTGAACACTGTGACTGTCTCTCCAGATGGTTCTCTCTGTGCTTCAGGAGGCAAG GATGGCCAGGCCATGCTGTGGGATCTCAATGAAGGCAAGCACCTGTACACACTAGACGGCGGGGACATCATCAACGCCCTGTGCTTCAGCCCCAACCGCTACTGGCTGTGCGCTGCCACAGGACCCAGCATCAAGATCTGG GACTTAGAAGGCAAGATCATTGTAGATGAACTCAAACAAGAAGTTATCAGCACCAGCAGCAAGGCAGAGCCGCCCCAGTGCACCTCGTTAGCCTGGTCTGCTGATGGCCAG ACTCTGTTTGCTGGCTACACTGACAACCTGGTACGGGTGTGGCAGGTAACCATAGGCACCCGCTAG